One Candidatus Korarchaeum sp. DNA segment encodes these proteins:
- a CDS encoding CPBP family intramembrane glutamic endopeptidase encodes MKRELISFLVTSFGLASLLDLIFYLHYQRMSQIEAQLYAILWGLARMYTPALGAVISLLLAGESVKQSMISYLNLGRKSMKYFSLSPLVVYSAVGFFFLLAFFLSLVDLDSFLDLIVKSSGGVITKEFARTLLILNILSSYPIALTINSLFALGEEIGWRGYLFRLLGWEFNLRNVLTIGSIWGLWHSTAIALMGHNYPVLRTSGVPLFMLFCITLSAPMLKLVRESESILPAVSLHGCLNALWGLTVYSTKMRGVENELYGGMGLLGISSLTISAIVVTALLRRSSRRAS; translated from the coding sequence ATGAAAAGAGAGCTAATCTCATTCCTCGTCACATCCTTCGGACTCGCCTCCCTTTTGGACCTCATCTTCTACCTTCATTACCAGCGGATGAGTCAGATAGAGGCTCAGCTATACGCCATTCTCTGGGGACTAGCTAGGATGTACACCCCAGCCCTAGGAGCGGTGATCTCATTACTCCTAGCTGGAGAGAGTGTTAAGCAATCCATGATCAGCTACCTGAACTTGGGAAGGAAGTCGATGAAGTACTTCTCCCTTTCGCCCCTCGTGGTTTACTCAGCGGTCGGATTCTTCTTTCTGCTAGCTTTCTTCCTGAGCTTGGTTGATTTGGACAGCTTTTTAGACCTGATTGTGAAGAGCAGTGGGGGAGTCATAACGAAGGAATTCGCTAGAACCCTCCTTATTTTGAACATCCTATCCTCTTATCCGATAGCCCTTACTATAAACTCTCTCTTCGCTCTAGGAGAGGAGATAGGGTGGAGGGGCTACCTTTTCAGGCTCCTAGGTTGGGAGTTCAACCTGAGGAACGTCCTGACGATAGGCTCCATCTGGGGCCTATGGCACTCCACCGCCATAGCACTGATGGGCCACAACTATCCCGTGCTGAGGACCTCGGGAGTACCTCTCTTCATGCTCTTCTGCATAACACTCTCAGCCCCTATGCTGAAGCTGGTTAGGGAATCCGAGAGCATACTGCCAGCTGTCTCGCTGCACGGCTGCTTGAACGCTCTCTGGGGGCTCACGGTGTACTCCACTAAGATGAGGGGTGTTGAGAACGAGTTGTACGGTGGTATGGGCCTTCTGGGGATATCCTCCCTCACCATTTCAGCGATCGTTGTAACGGCGTTGCTCAGGAGATCGTCCCGAAGAGCCTCCTAA
- a CDS encoding nucleotidyltransferase domain-containing protein, giving the protein MKRWKQYVKLLYEVARGLSSEVYVIGGAAEDRLTVLSDIDLVIVVEEALPDSERRRIKADILWAAVERGLPLDYPVEIHILSREEFETYLRHGTAIRVV; this is encoded by the coding sequence TTGAAGAGGTGGAAGCAATACGTTAAGCTCCTCTACGAGGTAGCGAGAGGTTTAAGCTCAGAGGTATACGTCATCGGAGGAGCTGCGGAGGATAGGCTCACTGTTCTCAGCGATATAGATTTGGTCATCGTGGTGGAGGAAGCCCTTCCAGATAGCGAGCGCAGGCGCATCAAGGCGGACATCCTGTGGGCGGCTGTGGAACGCGGCCTCCCTCTCGACTATCCGGTCGAGATCCATATCTTGAGCAGAGAGGAGTTTGAGACATACCTCAGGCATGGGACCGCTATCAGGGTAGTATAG
- a CDS encoding HEPN domain-containing protein, whose protein sequence is MLDENEYLRWLGSAKRSLESARGDLSRGDYNWTCFKAQQAAELAVKAIWHDMGLPAYGHDVTKLLTSVEDEIPAPSELMQYAKTLDKYYVPTGYPSAWSHPMSSSD, encoded by the coding sequence ATGCTCGATGAGAACGAGTACTTGAGGTGGTTGGGCTCCGCCAAGAGGTCCTTAGAATCTGCTCGCGGTGATTTGAGTAGAGGAGACTACAACTGGACCTGCTTTAAGGCCCAGCAGGCGGCTGAGCTAGCCGTTAAGGCGATATGGCACGACATGGGCCTACCAGCATACGGTCATGATGTAACGAAACTGCTGACGAGCGTTGAGGATGAGATCCCAGCTCCCAGCGAGCTCATGCAGTACGCCAAGACCCTGGATAAGTACTACGTGCCAACAGGGTATCCTAGCGCATGGTCACATCCGATGAGCTCCTCAGATTAG